The DNA segment CATCTATATGTATGTGGCTCCATGAAAATGGCCGCCGATGTAAAACATACCCTAACAGCATTACTCACCGGAACATCAGAAGATATGGACAAACTCATGCAAGAAGAACGCTATCATGAAGATGCTTATTAAATATATTTCATATCAAACACGAAGGTATGGAAGCCAAGGATAAAACCACAGCCACAACAAATTTTATATTACTTTAACATACTGTTTATGAATAAATGCCATCTTTCGTACATATAGCCCCAAAATAAGAGCGAATCGTAAACTTTTCTGAATAATTCATCATCTATTTATCTTTAAAAACAACTTCAATCTGAAAATGTTACTATTTTTATAGCGCCAACTTCACGATTAAAATTGTCAAATGGATTATTCGTTAATAGATTTACTAAAACTGATAGGAGCTGTAGGCCTCTTCCTGTATGGAATGAAGCTCATGAGCGAAGCCCTTCAGAAGGTTGCAGGCTCCAAGATGAGAAGCATATTTGCCGCGATGACCTCCAATCGTTTTTTGGGTGTACTAACTGGCTTGTTAGTTTCTGCTACCATCCAGTCGTCCAGTGCCACCATTTTAATGGTCGTTAGTTTCGTAAATGCCGGTTTGGTTTCGTTGATGGAATCTATCGGTGTAATAATGGGAGCCAATGTGGGCACTACCATTACCGGTTGGCTCATATCTTTGTTCGGATTTAGGTTTAACTTTACGGAATATGCACTACCCTTAATGGCTGTAGGTTTTCCTCTGGTATTTTCCAAGAGTACCCGTCATAAGTCATGGGGTGAAGCCATTATTGGCTTCTCCATCTTATTTATGAGTCTTGACTTCATCAAAACCACCTTCCCGGACGTCAATAGCAGCCCCGAAATTTTAAGTTTCTTATCCGACTATACCAACTTAGGCTTTGCATCCATCCTACTCTTTCTTCTTATTGGCAGCCTACTTTCCATCATCGTACAATCCTCAGGCGCTACCATAGCCATTACCTTTGTCATTTGTAGCCAGGGATGGGTACCCTATGAACTTGGTGCAGCAATGATTTTAGGCGAAAATGTAGGAACCACCATAACCCCCAATATTGCAGCCACCATAGGTAATATCTCGGCCAAACGAACTGCTCGCGTTCATATGTTATTTAACCTACTAGGCGTGGTCTGGATGTTATGCGTTTTCACACCCTATACTTCTTTTATTAAAGACAGCCTTAGTAACGTTAATGCTGTTTCTGTAAAAAACCCACAGGCTCTTATTCCTTTCGCCCTGGCCCTGTTTCACACCTCCTTTAACATCATTAACCTACTTCTCTTTATAGGCTTTGTTCCATTCATACACCGCGTCATTATTGAACTTGTTCCTCATAAAGGTGAAGAAGGAGAAGAGTTTAAACTTAGATATATTACCACTGGCATGCTCTCCACCTCCGAACTTTCTATTTTACAAGCTAAAAAAGAATTACAGTCCTATGCCAAGCATACCAATAAAATGCTAGGATTCAACAGAAAATTATTACTGGAGGAAAACGAAAAGAAATTTAACAGACACTATGCCAATATAGAAAAATATGAGTCAATCAGTGACGATGTGGAAGTGGAAATCGCCAATTACCTGGCCAAAGTTTCACAGGGAAAACTCAGCGAACAAAGCCGCGCAAGAATTAGAGCCATGTTAAAATTGGTCAGTGATTTGGAAAGTATCGGTGATAGCAGCTTTACACTGGCCCGTATCATCAATCGCATGCATAAAAACCACATCAAATTTTCACCCACCATGATGGATAAATTAGATTTGATGTTTAATTTGGTAGAAGAATCCTTAACAGCCATGCGACAGAATTTAAACACCGAAGAGAAAAAAATTGAACTGACAAGAGCCAATAAAATTGAACAACAAATTAACCAATACTACCACCAACTAAAGTCTGAACACCTGGAAAGCCTAAAAAATGACGATTACTCCTACGATGAAGGAATTGTTTTCACCGATATTTTTCACGAATGTGAGAAAATTGGAAATTACGCCATCAATGTATCTGAGGCCTTATTCGAAACCAAGCGCTAAATTATAATATTTTGTCCACAGATACTGCTTGTTAAAACGGCAAAATATTTTGTTTTACATCCTAAAACAAGCATTCTTCTGTGGACAATAGACACAAAGCATTTCTTTGCACCCGAAACCAATTCCTTTAGTTCTTCTCGAGAACTAAACACACAATCAATCAAGAACTTATTAAAATGAGACACAGCACCGCTATGGTGAATTGAAACAAGTTAACTGCCTACTTGACTGGCAGTAATTTTAATTCGAAACAGATTTTCTAATTAATAGTTTAACGTCTTTCGGGTCACCGCAATAAAAATATCCATCTCCCTAAGGTGATCTTTGATGGCCAACAATTCCTTAATAGAAATTAAGCCAATCTTATAATTATATTCCGGACCTGTATATTCCTCTGATATACTAATAAAATTAAAGTGAGCTAAATCTTCATCCTTTCGATACCGAAGATAGATTTCGATCTCGCCCGACTGCACATATAAAAATTCTTTATAAAAATTCTTTTTCTTGTACTCATATTTATAATCATGACCAATGGCAGTAATATCAGACAGAACAGCAGAACCGGTTGGATAACCTCCAGCTCCTTTACCAAACATAAACTGCTTATCATAAGCTAATCCCTTAATCACAACACCATTAAACTCATCCTCCACATTGTATATATACTTATCCTTCTTCACCAAGCGAGGCAATACAAACAAAGAAATCTTATTCTCTTCGAGTTTTTCAACCTGCCCCACCAACTTAATCTTGTAACCTTTTTCTCGGGCAAAGCGAATATCAAAATCCGAGATATTCGAAATGCCATAATGAAGCACTTCTTCCGGATTCACTACCGTACCAAAACTGTGGGCCGTTAAGATCACTAGCTTAAATAAGGAATCGAAACCATCCACATCAAAACTAGGATCCGCCTCGGCAAACCCCAACTCCTGCGCTTCTTTTAACGACTCAGCATAGCCCTTGTTTTCTTCAAATATTTTTGACAGTATATAATTTGAGGATCCATTAAGAATTCCGGTAACAGACAGCAACAAATCATTGTCATAATACTCCTCCAGGTTGCGAATAACAGGTATACTACCACAAGCAGAAGCTTCATACAGCAAAGAAACCCCATATTCTTCTTGAAGCTTGATGAGTTCCGCCAAGTTTTCTGCAATCATTTTTTTATTAGCCGAAACGACATCTTTCCCATTTCTTAAAGCAGCGGCGACAATATGGAACGCAGCATCTGCATCCGATATTAACTCAACAACCAAATTAATATTTTCATCCTTCACCAACTCTTCACCAGAATAGCAGAACATACTTTCAGGCAAAGCACGTTGCCTTTTATTCTTTACACAAATTTTTACGATCTCAGCATCCAAAGCCGGACTTTTTTGAAGCACATCATATAAGCCCTGTCCAACTACGCCGAAACCGACCAATCCAATTTTTAATTTTTTTTTCATCTTATCAGGATAATGAATCTATTAAATTAAGAATAATATGGGGTACAATCATTTGATGATACCCCATGAAAATTATGAATTCTTAAAACCTAGTTCTAAGTCAGCCAATATATCATCAATATGCTCAATACCAACAGACAAACGAAGCAATCCGGGCTCCACACCTGCTGCCTTTTGTTCTTCAACAGATAATTGTTCGTGAGTGGTTGTGCTGGGATGTATAATGAGTGTTTTTGCATCACCAATATTTGCTAGATGACTCACCAACTCTAGCGACTCAATAAACTTATCGGCTCTATCGTTGCCTCCTTTGATCTTAAAAGTCATAACGCCACCAAAACCACGTTTCAAATACTTTTTAGCCAGTTCATGATAGTTCGAGCTAGCCAATCCTGGATAATTTACATATTCTACCTCCGCATGACCTTCTAACCACGATGCAACTTTCAGGGCATTCTCCACTGTTCTGTCTAGTCGCAACGACAACGTTTCCAGTCCTTGTATCAACAAAAATGAGTTAAAAGGACTCAATGTAGGACCAAAGTCACGCAAACCTTCCACACGACAACGAATAGCAAAGGCGATATTTCCAAATGGACTACCCTCACCAAAAACATCCCAGAACTTCAGTCCGTGATAACCTTCACTAGGTTCGGTCAATGAAGGAAACTTACCATTGCCCCAATTGAAATTACCCCCATCCACAATCACTCCTCCAATAGATGTTCCATGACCACCAATCCACTTAGTAGCAGATTCCACAACAACATTAGCACCATGTTCCAACGGACGAAATAAATAACCCGCTGCTCCAAAGGTATTATCAACAATCAAAGGGATACCATGACGTTTGGCAATCTCACCCAGTTTTTCAAAATCAGGAATATTAAACCTTGGATTACCAATGGTTTCAACATAAATAGCCTTTGTATTTTCATCAATACGAGCCTCAAAATCCTTCGGATCATCACCTTCTACAAAACGAACATTGATACCCAGACGTTTAAACTGGACTTTAAACTGAATAAAAGTACCCCCATATAAATACGAGGTAGACACAAAGTTATCTCCCGCCTGCAAAATGTTGGTTAATGCAATAAACTGCGCCGCTTGTCCTGAAGCTACAGCAACGGCAGCTGTACCCCCTTCAAGAGCCGCCATTCTTTTTTCAAAAACATCGCTAGTGGGATTCATAATACGCGTGTAGATATTTCCAAACTCCTTCAAACCAAACAGGTTAGCTGCATGTTCCGAATCATTGAACAAGAAAGATGAGGTTTGATAAATGGGTACAGCACGCGAATTAGTGTCAGAATCAACCTGATGTCCTGCATGTAATTGTAGCGTTTCAAATTTTAAATCAGCCATGATATATAATATTTAATAAATAATAAAACAATAGCAATTCCACTTCTGAATGCGTGACGCATTATATTAAGAAGTTATTTGTTTTTATTATTCAAATACAATGCGTCGCGACATTACAATGTCATCATCATTCGACACATCATATCCAATACCATAAAAGAATGATTTGTAATAGCCTTTGAACCAAAGCTATTGGCATTAGTAGAAGTAGATATATAATTTATACGAATCACAATAAATTTTCGTTTACACAAATAAAGGAAATAATAAAGACAAATAAAAGAGTTTATCATCTTATTTAATAGGCTTTTCCATTTTTTTTAATTTCATAACGCAACCTTTTACAAAAATACAAGTCTAAGTAACTGTAACCATTTAAAAAAATCACCAACTATGAAAAATGTCCTATTTACAAAATTATTCAAAATCAACAAATTAGACATCCCCGTAAGATTCCTACTACTACAAGTGCTCGTGCTAATGGCAGCTATTTTTTTAATAGCCTTATAGTACAAAAAGACCGAAGGCTGTCTCCAAAGTTAAACATGAAAAGGCAGCCTTCAAGCAATTATCTTTTGAAGAGTCCTTCCTCACGCCCCTGTTTAAGTCCAAAATGATAAGTCAGGTCTACAATAGGCAATACAGGCGTTTCTGTTCCCTTACCCAAGGTGAGCCAATAACCAGCCATCAGTGAAAAATGAGGACTTATCTTCAATCTGAGCGACGAATTCTGTTCCAGAGAATTGCCTGCACTACCATCAGAGAACAAAGCTCTTACAGCCACTGTGGCATACAAATTTTTGCGAACATAAAAATCGCCTTGCAGCCTAGCCGAGCCAAAACCACCTCCCCCCAGAATCACATTGCTTCGTTGGCGAAGGAGTTTTCGTTGCATATATTCAACATCAGTCTTCTCTACCTCAAACCCATAATCATAGGCAATGGCACCCGTAACAACAATATAGGCCTGTTCAACACTTCCGCACTGAATATCCTTTAAAAAAGGCTTACTCAAAATAAGTTCATTCTTAACCCCAATACTAATAGGCAAATTTCTATCCAGTGGAAATATGCTGGAGTATTCCATTTTTTGTCCCCAATATAACATGGGAGCATACGAATACACTTGATGACGTGAAGCAAAATACCATTCACCCCCCAACCATTCTTTTTTTACGTAAAAAGCCGGTACCACTCCCAAACCAGCCAATGAAGTACCAAACTCAACACCTTTTCTGACAGAAAACCGTGATGGCATAATAATACTAATATCACCGGCCCGTTGAGGAACCACACCAGCTGTCTCATAACTCCAAACAAAATCGGTACGAACATTGGAAGCCTTATAGCCCATCGGCTGCAGCGGATTAAACTTATTATATTCACTCTTTTTATTGGCGTCCTCCTGTCTTTTTCGAATTTCGCGTTTACTGGTTCCCTTATTCCTCCTTTGCGACATTAAAAAGGAATGCTGACTGGCAAGCAGCACCAGTACCATGAAAAACAATTTAAATGAACTATTCATCCCGTTGTAGTTTTAGCGATCCATTTATTTCGATGAAACCATCCTGACATTTAACCATCCGCATAGTCCTCCTTCAAAGTTACAAAGCCTACAGACCCGTTACATCATCATTACACCCTATATAATATTACATAGTTAATAAAACGAAAAGAAAACCAAAATATTTTGATGGATTTTAGACAAAAAACAATCATCAACAAATTACTAGTCTATACCTCCTTTTTAACGAATACAAGAATTTCTGCATTCAAGTCACAAAAAACTCTAAAAACTTTTAGTGTAAAAATAGTTTCCAATTAGAAATACCTTTCTTACATTTACACACAATGAAGAAGAAAGATTACATAGAAAAGATAACCCAGCTTTTTTTACAATATGGTATTAAGAGTGTGAGCATGGATGACATAGCCAAAGAACTGGGGATTTCAAAAAAAACACTTTACCAAATATATAGTGACAAAACAGAGCTAGTAAAAAAAAGCATTAACCATATTCTTGAGGAGATGGACAAAATCATAGAAGAGTTTAACAATTCCTCTCTAAATGTCATTGAGAAGGAGGTCCATCAACGTAAAAAATACATAGATACCTACTTAAAAATTAAACCGACATATTTATTTGATTTAAAAAAATTTTACCCGCAAATATTCACCGATTTTGTGGAACACAAAAATAAAATGATCATAAAAACAACCAGATCATTTATTGAAGAAGGGCAAGATCAAGGTTTCATCAGACAGGATTTAGATGCTGATTTTATAAGTAAGCTGTCCATAACCTTGGCTTTTGCAGTATTTTATCCTGAAGTCAGCACCATATCAGAAGCAGACCTAACATCTAAACATTTTTCCAATCAGTTTTTTATTTATCATATGAATGGTATTTGTTCTGAAAAAGGACGCAAGTTATTTAATGAACTAATACATAAAGATTCGCTTTAAACATATAATAAACCAACAAGATATGACATCCAATATCAAACTACTGCTTATTCTATGGATAGCTGGCATTTCCCTTGAAGGAAGTGCACAATCAGACACATTAAAAGTCTCTTTGAGACAAGCCATGGCCTATGCCACCGAGTTCGGCTACCAGAGTATCAATGCGCAACACGACATAGAAATAGCACAAAAAAAAGTAAATGAAACCATTTCTATTGGTTTACCGCAGATAACAGCCAGTGGTTCCCTAACCAAGAACTTGCTTATTCAAGAAATCGTTGCACAGATAGACGGACAAACCCAACGATTTAAAATGGGAACCAATTACAGCAGTTCCTTTGGAGCACGTGCAGAACAGCTATTATTTGATGGCTCTTATCTAGTTGGTCTACAAGCTAGCAAAGTATACGTACGTTTATCAGACAATGCCAAAGAAAAGACCGATATCGAAATTAAACAAGCTGTTGCTGAGGTATATTTTTTAGCCTCCATGGCCGAAAAAAACATCCAAGAATTTGAAAGAAGTCTGAAAATAAACGAGAAAACATACCAGGAAACAAAGGTCTACTTTGACAATGGTATGAAAGAGGATATTGATGTGGATCAAATCAAGTTAATGGTAAATGAATCCAGACGTTTGTACCAAGAAGCCCTGCGACAAAAAGCCATCACAATGGCCATCCTGAAATTTTCAATGGGCTACGACATTGACAAGCCACTAATAGTTACAGAGAGCGTTACCGAATTATTGTCTCCCATCCCTCTCAATCCGGAGTTAGATTTTGAAATGAACACTCACATTGATTATAAAACACTGCTCACACAGATAGACATTCAGGGCTTGGATATTAAAAACCAAAAAACACTAGCACTGCCCAGGTTAACAGGTTTTGCAAGTTATGATTACACCATGCTGGGCGATCAATTAAACGACCTAATCAATACGGATGCAGCAGCTATCGGACTAACCTTGAGTATACCCATATTTTCCAGCGGCTCACGATCTGCTCAACTCAAACAAAAAAAA comes from the Saccharicrinis fermentans DSM 9555 = JCM 21142 genome and includes:
- a CDS encoding Na/Pi cotransporter family protein is translated as MDYSLIDLLKLIGAVGLFLYGMKLMSEALQKVAGSKMRSIFAAMTSNRFLGVLTGLLVSATIQSSSATILMVVSFVNAGLVSLMESIGVIMGANVGTTITGWLISLFGFRFNFTEYALPLMAVGFPLVFSKSTRHKSWGEAIIGFSILFMSLDFIKTTFPDVNSSPEILSFLSDYTNLGFASILLFLLIGSLLSIIVQSSGATIAITFVICSQGWVPYELGAAMILGENVGTTITPNIAATIGNISAKRTARVHMLFNLLGVVWMLCVFTPYTSFIKDSLSNVNAVSVKNPQALIPFALALFHTSFNIINLLLFIGFVPFIHRVIIELVPHKGEEGEEFKLRYITTGMLSTSELSILQAKKELQSYAKHTNKMLGFNRKLLLEENEKKFNRHYANIEKYESISDDVEVEIANYLAKVSQGKLSEQSRARIRAMLKLVSDLESIGDSSFTLARIINRMHKNHIKFSPTMMDKLDLMFNLVEESLTAMRQNLNTEEKKIELTRANKIEQQINQYYHQLKSEHLESLKNDDYSYDEGIVFTDIFHECEKIGNYAINVSEALFETKR
- a CDS encoding O-acetylhomoserine aminocarboxypropyltransferase/cysteine synthase family protein encodes the protein MADLKFETLQLHAGHQVDSDTNSRAVPIYQTSSFLFNDSEHAANLFGLKEFGNIYTRIMNPTSDVFEKRMAALEGGTAAVAVASGQAAQFIALTNILQAGDNFVSTSYLYGGTFIQFKVQFKRLGINVRFVEGDDPKDFEARIDENTKAIYVETIGNPRFNIPDFEKLGEIAKRHGIPLIVDNTFGAAGYLFRPLEHGANVVVESATKWIGGHGTSIGGVIVDGGNFNWGNGKFPSLTEPSEGYHGLKFWDVFGEGSPFGNIAFAIRCRVEGLRDFGPTLSPFNSFLLIQGLETLSLRLDRTVENALKVASWLEGHAEVEYVNYPGLASSNYHELAKKYLKRGFGGVMTFKIKGGNDRADKFIESLELVSHLANIGDAKTLIIHPSTTTHEQLSVEEQKAAGVEPGLLRLSVGIEHIDDILADLELGFKNS
- a CDS encoding TetR/AcrR family transcriptional regulator encodes the protein MKKKDYIEKITQLFLQYGIKSVSMDDIAKELGISKKTLYQIYSDKTELVKKSINHILEEMDKIIEEFNNSSLNVIEKEVHQRKKYIDTYLKIKPTYLFDLKKFYPQIFTDFVEHKNKMIIKTTRSFIEEGQDQGFIRQDLDADFISKLSITLAFAVFYPEVSTISEADLTSKHFSNQFFIYHMNGICSEKGRKLFNELIHKDSL
- a CDS encoding TolC family protein; the encoded protein is MTSNIKLLLILWIAGISLEGSAQSDTLKVSLRQAMAYATEFGYQSINAQHDIEIAQKKVNETISIGLPQITASGSLTKNLLIQEIVAQIDGQTQRFKMGTNYSSSFGARAEQLLFDGSYLVGLQASKVYVRLSDNAKEKTDIEIKQAVAEVYFLASMAEKNIQEFERSLKINEKTYQETKVYFDNGMKEDIDVDQIKLMVNESRRLYQEALRQKAITMAILKFSMGYDIDKPLIVTESVTELLSPIPLNPELDFEMNTHIDYKTLLTQIDIQGLDIKNQKTLALPRLTGFASYDYTMLGDQLNDLINTDAAAIGLTLSIPIFSSGSRSAQLKQKKLELTKLTVEKQMLEQSLKRDLLVAETNLKNGKIQYDNAKEALDISTRIYHKSLVKFKNGIMNSLQLSQIENSMIEAVITLSQASSNYFNMYINYQKITSQL
- a CDS encoding homoserine dehydrogenase; the encoded protein is MKKKLKIGLVGFGVVGQGLYDVLQKSPALDAEIVKICVKNKRQRALPESMFCYSGEELVKDENINLVVELISDADAAFHIVAAALRNGKDVVSANKKMIAENLAELIKLQEEYGVSLLYEASACGSIPVIRNLEEYYDNDLLLSVTGILNGSSNYILSKIFEENKGYAESLKEAQELGFAEADPSFDVDGFDSLFKLVILTAHSFGTVVNPEEVLHYGISNISDFDIRFAREKGYKIKLVGQVEKLEENKISLFVLPRLVKKDKYIYNVEDEFNGVVIKGLAYDKQFMFGKGAGGYPTGSAVLSDITAIGHDYKYEYKKKNFYKEFLYVQSGEIEIYLRYRKDEDLAHFNFISISEEYTGPEYNYKIGLISIKELLAIKDHLREMDIFIAVTRKTLNY